A genomic window from Triticum urartu cultivar G1812 chromosome 7, Tu2.1, whole genome shotgun sequence includes:
- the LOC125523354 gene encoding uncharacterized protein LOC125523354, translating into MPPLIRCRDLCSAAPAPTAGTKTKPRSCLLPTVSGRLPARPHAGCAVSCNLKIRPDHLALPISSHSHPRSTYTLATSLPSDLVSPISPAKMSTVTRAYLDQRLAAAKRCSKEAAMAGAKAAAVATVAAAVPTLASVRMLPWVRAHLNPTGQALIISTVAGMAYFIVADKTILSMARKHSHEMAPEHLKNTSFH; encoded by the exons ATGCCTCCTCTTATCCGCTGCAGGGACCTGTGCTCTGCCGCACCCGCACCGACCGCCGGTACCAAAACCAAACCACGGTCTTGCTTGCTTCCCACCGTATCAGGTCGTCTTCCTGCCCGGCCGCACGCTGGTTGCGCGGTTTCCTGCAACCTAAAAATCCGGCCGGATCACCTTGCTCTGCCCATCTCATCTCACTCACATCCACGCTCCACTTATACATTAGCTACTTCGCTTCCTTCGGATCTCGTGTCACCAATCTCTCCGGCGAAGATGTCGACGGTGACCCGTGCCTACCTCGACCAGAGGCTCGCCGCCGCCAAGCGCTGCTCCAAAG AGGCTGCTATGGCGGGAGCCAAGGCCGCGGCGGTCGCCACCGTCGCTGCCGCAGTGCCCACC CTGGCGAGCGTGAGGATGCTGCCGTGGGTGAGGGCGCACCTGAACCCCACCGGACAGGCGCTCATCATCTCCACGGTCGCCGGGATGGCCTACTTCATCGTCGCCGACAAGACCATCCTCTCCATGGCCAGGAAGCACTCGCACGAGATGGCGCCAGAGCACCTGAAGAACACCTCCTTCCACTAA